A single region of the Acidimicrobiales bacterium genome encodes:
- a CDS encoding YbaK/EbsC family protein, with product MTPPHNASDPVLNQLAALDIEHEVMACDPALADTADFCAAYNIDPADSANAILVAGKAREGEERPFALCLVLATHRLDVNGTVRRRLGSRKASFAGADETATLTGMQIGGVTPFGLPDGCTVPIWIDADVMARNRVVVGGGSRDRKLLLPPVGLLALPGAEAVNDLARLVPPQP from the coding sequence ATGACCCCACCCCACAACGCGTCAGATCCGGTGCTCAACCAGTTGGCAGCACTGGATATCGAACACGAGGTGATGGCGTGCGATCCCGCCCTGGCCGACACGGCCGACTTCTGTGCCGCCTACAACATCGACCCCGCAGATTCAGCCAACGCCATCCTGGTGGCCGGCAAGGCCCGCGAAGGCGAGGAAAGGCCCTTCGCCCTCTGCCTGGTGCTGGCCACACACCGCCTCGACGTCAACGGCACCGTCCGCCGGCGGCTGGGCTCCCGTAAGGCCTCGTTCGCCGGAGCCGACGAGACGGCGACCCTGACTGGCATGCAGATCGGTGGCGTCACGCCGTTCGGGCTGCCCGACGGCTGCACCGTTCCTATCTGGATCGATGCCGATGTGATGGCCCGGAACCGGGTAGTGGTCGGTGGCGGCTCGCGCGACCGCAAGCTGCTGCTTCCTCCGGTCGGGCTGCTGGCCCTTCCGGGAGCCGAGGCGGTCAACGACCTGGCACGCCTCGTCCCTCCGCAGCCCTAG
- a CDS encoding MazG nucleotide pyrophosphohydrolase domain-containing protein, translated as MELAEVQTLVEDLYGEVDRARGIPASVAWLCEELGELAQATRKGTTEQQLHELGDVMAWLASLANQLGLSLDEAMARYVTDPP; from the coding sequence GTGGAACTTGCCGAAGTGCAGACGCTGGTGGAAGATCTTTACGGCGAGGTCGACCGGGCTCGGGGAATCCCGGCCTCCGTGGCCTGGCTCTGCGAGGAACTCGGCGAGCTGGCTCAGGCCACCCGTAAGGGCACGACCGAGCAGCAGCTCCACGAGTTGGGCGACGTGATGGCTTGGTTGGCCAGCTTGGCCAACCAATTGGGCTTGTCGCTGGACGAGGCGATGGCCCGCTATGTGACGGACCCTCCATAG
- a CDS encoding aspartate-semialdehyde dehydrogenase yields MDIAIVGATGQVGGVMRTLLAERAFPVGTLRFFASARSAGSTIAWSDREIVVEDTATADWSGIDVALVSAGKTASMEFSPQMAAAGATVIDNSSGWRMDPDVPLVVPEVNAHELDDIPKGIVANPNCTTMAAMPVLAPLHAEAGLRSLTIATYQAVSGAGLAGVAELASQVSAVIDGASGLAHDGRAVAFPEPSSFPSTIAFNVLAHAGSFVEDGRGETDEEQKLRNESRKILGIPDLAVSGTCVRVPVFTGHSLTVHAEFDRPISPERATELLTGAPGVVLSAVPTPLDAAGVDPTIVGRIRADETRTNGLALFLSSDNLRKGAALNTIQIAEELHRRRA; encoded by the coding sequence ATGGACATCGCCATTGTCGGCGCCACCGGTCAGGTCGGGGGCGTCATGCGCACCCTGCTCGCCGAACGCGCCTTTCCGGTCGGAACCCTCCGGTTCTTCGCCTCAGCCCGATCGGCGGGTTCCACAATTGCCTGGAGCGATCGCGAGATCGTTGTAGAGGACACGGCGACCGCCGACTGGTCGGGCATCGACGTAGCCCTGGTGAGCGCCGGGAAGACGGCGTCGATGGAGTTTTCGCCGCAGATGGCCGCGGCAGGCGCCACGGTGATCGACAACTCGTCGGGTTGGCGAATGGACCCCGACGTGCCCCTCGTGGTTCCCGAGGTCAACGCCCACGAACTCGACGACATCCCCAAGGGGATTGTCGCCAACCCGAACTGCACGACCATGGCCGCCATGCCGGTGTTGGCCCCGCTGCATGCCGAGGCGGGCCTGCGGTCCCTGACCATCGCCACCTACCAGGCGGTCTCCGGTGCCGGTCTCGCCGGTGTCGCTGAACTGGCCTCCCAGGTCAGCGCGGTGATCGACGGCGCGTCGGGTTTGGCCCATGACGGTCGGGCGGTGGCGTTCCCCGAGCCGTCGTCATTCCCCTCGACCATTGCGTTCAACGTATTGGCCCACGCCGGGTCGTTCGTGGAAGACGGACGAGGTGAGACCGACGAGGAGCAGAAGCTCCGTAATGAGAGCCGAAAGATCCTGGGCATCCCGGACCTCGCGGTGTCGGGGACATGCGTGCGGGTGCCGGTCTTCACCGGGCACTCGTTGACCGTGCACGCTGAGTTCGATCGCCCCATTTCACCGGAGCGGGCCACCGAGCTGCTGACTGGGGCTCCGGGCGTCGTCTTGTCCGCCGTGCCCACACCGTTGGATGCGGCCGGAGTGGATCCCACCATCGTGGGTCGCATCCGGGCCGACGAAACCCGCACCAATGGTCTGGCACTCTTCCTATCCAGTGACAACCTTCGCAAGGGTGCGGCGTTGAACACCATCCAAATCGCCGAGGAACTCCACCGCCGACGAGCCTGA
- a CDS encoding aspartate kinase yields MALIVQKFGGTSVADADRMREVADHVARTVRRGDQVVLVVSAMGKETDELLRLAGEVSVTHPGREMDMLITAGERKAMALVCMALHHIGVDSESFTGSQAGFLTDTNHQNAKIVDVRPDRVRASLDAGRVPVLGGSQGVSTDNDVTFLGRGGSDTTAVAIAHALGADACELYTDVTGVFTTDPRVVPTARRMSAISFDELLEMTATGCPKPAMRSVEYARTHGVRLHVRSAFTWQEGTWVDEEVPEMEQAIVSAVTHDTSEAKMTLAGVPDQPGVAATVFRALADLEVNVDMIVQNVSAQGVTDISFTVPHADLARAMEHTKRLATEVGAGGVTSDDSIARVSVVGAGMRSNPGVAATMFETLAAAEVNIQMISTSAIRVSCVVDGERVEDAVRTLHDAFGLAEA; encoded by the coding sequence GTGGCACTCATCGTCCAGAAGTTCGGAGGCACCTCGGTCGCGGATGCGGATCGCATGCGCGAGGTAGCCGATCACGTTGCCCGAACCGTGCGGCGTGGCGACCAGGTGGTCCTCGTGGTCTCGGCTATGGGCAAGGAGACCGACGAGTTGCTGCGGCTGGCCGGCGAGGTGTCGGTTACCCACCCGGGCCGTGAGATGGACATGCTCATCACGGCCGGTGAACGCAAGGCCATGGCGCTCGTATGCATGGCCCTGCACCACATCGGGGTGGACTCCGAGTCGTTCACCGGCAGCCAGGCTGGCTTCCTGACCGACACCAACCATCAGAACGCCAAGATCGTCGATGTCCGGCCCGATCGTGTCCGTGCGTCGCTGGATGCCGGCCGGGTGCCGGTGCTCGGTGGGTCGCAGGGCGTGTCGACCGACAATGACGTGACCTTTCTGGGGCGTGGCGGATCCGACACAACGGCAGTGGCCATCGCCCACGCCCTAGGCGCTGATGCCTGTGAGCTCTACACCGACGTGACCGGGGTGTTCACCACCGATCCCCGGGTCGTGCCCACGGCTCGACGCATGTCCGCCATCTCCTTTGACGAGTTGTTGGAGATGACGGCGACAGGTTGTCCCAAGCCGGCCATGCGGTCGGTTGAATACGCGCGCACCCACGGGGTGCGCCTCCACGTCCGTTCCGCCTTCACCTGGCAGGAGGGGACGTGGGTCGACGAGGAGGTACCCGAAATGGAACAGGCCATCGTCTCGGCGGTCACCCACGACACGTCTGAGGCCAAGATGACGTTGGCCGGCGTGCCCGATCAGCCCGGGGTGGCAGCCACGGTGTTCCGTGCGCTGGCCGACCTCGAGGTGAACGTGGACATGATTGTGCAGAACGTGTCCGCTCAGGGCGTGACCGACATCTCGTTCACCGTGCCCCACGCCGATCTGGCACGGGCCATGGAACATACGAAGCGTCTGGCCACCGAGGTTGGGGCCGGCGGCGTGACGTCGGATGACTCGATCGCCCGAGTAAGCGTGGTCGGTGCCGGTATGCGGTCCAACCCCGGCGTGGCCGCCACCATGTTTGAGACGTTGGCAGCCGCCGAAGTCAACATTCAGATGATCTCGACGTCGGCCATCCGCGTGAGCTGTGTGGTCGATGGCGAGCGGGTGGAGGATGCGGTGAGGACCCTCCACGATGCCTTCGGCTTGGCTGAGGCCTAA
- a CDS encoding peptidylprolyl isomerase: protein MVQKSRRPSSRGSGQQRSTTVRVVAGVLALMMVGSLAFVVVGTAGSGGDDPVALPVPDDCPADDKSDAPRLAFTSRPSWCLSPGVSYTAVFDTTEGEIRVALDKARTPETVNNFVVLTRFGYYDATMLFRFDPSIDIIQGGAPTTNDWSDRGPGYTIPDEGGAYYATTSGQLLGPFTYQAGDLVMARSAGPDSSGAQFFFATGSRTSLLDAQGTYIVFGHADEAGTAVLQAMMGLYEVDETSQYGGGPSRDVVVRSVTIEAD from the coding sequence ATGGTCCAGAAGTCCCGACGTCCCAGCTCTCGAGGTTCTGGGCAACAGCGCTCGACCACCGTCCGGGTGGTGGCCGGCGTGCTGGCCCTGATGATGGTGGGCAGCCTGGCCTTCGTCGTCGTGGGCACCGCCGGGTCAGGGGGCGATGACCCAGTGGCCCTGCCGGTTCCTGACGACTGCCCGGCAGACGACAAGTCCGACGCCCCGCGACTGGCGTTCACCAGTCGCCCCTCCTGGTGTCTGTCCCCCGGTGTCTCCTACACCGCGGTCTTCGACACCACCGAGGGTGAAATCCGGGTCGCCCTTGACAAGGCCCGCACCCCGGAGACGGTTAACAACTTCGTGGTCCTGACACGGTTCGGCTACTACGACGCCACGATGCTGTTCCGGTTCGACCCGTCGATCGACATCATCCAGGGCGGCGCACCGACCACCAATGACTGGTCCGACAGGGGCCCCGGCTACACCATCCCCGATGAAGGCGGCGCATACTACGCCACCACTTCGGGCCAACTCTTAGGCCCGTTCACCTATCAGGCCGGCGATCTGGTGATGGCCCGCTCGGCCGGCCCAGACAGCTCGGGCGCCCAGTTCTTCTTCGCCACCGGATCCCGGACTTCGCTGCTGGACGCCCAGGGCACCTACATCGTCTTCGGCCACGCCGATGAGGCCGGCACGGCAGTGCTACAAGCGATGATGGGCCTCTACGAGGTGGACGAGACCTCGCAGTACGGCGGTGGCCCGAGTCGGGACGTGGTCGTCCGCTCGGTCACCATCGAAGCCGACTGA